The Natranaeroarchaeum aerophilus region AGCGCTGAACGACGAACTGGTGGCCTACTGGACTGGACGTGGCGAGGAGCGGTACAGTTTACGCGAACTGGCGACGTACGTCAACCGATCGACCCTCCGTGCGGCGATGGACGAAGCCGGTGTCGCCTACAAGGACGGCGAGGTCGAGAACACCTACCGCCTGTTGACCGACGACGATGTAAGCAGCGGGATGCGAACCGAGACGCGCCGTGAACTCGAACACGATTCCGTGCCGGTCGAACAGGTCGAGAGTGATTTCGTCTCCCACCAGACCGTTCACAACCACCTGACGGACTGTCTCGACGCGTCCATGGTGACGCCGGACGACGAAGAACGCGTCGAGAGCGCGCGGGACAAAATCCGGGCGCTTCAGAATCGTACCGTGGCGGTAACGGACGATACGATCGACAGACTCGATCGATCGGACGTGATCGATCTCGGTGAGTACGACGTGCTGGTCGACGTCTCGATTATCTGTAGCGACTGTGGCCGCCAGTACACGGCGGGTGACCTTCTCGAACGCGGTGGCTGCGAGTGTCAGACGGACAGCGCCCCTGAGCGTAGTGAGTGACGACTGTTTCGCTGTCACACGTCCGCCTCCCGCGAGAAGTTTACAGATGTACTCGTGTAATACGTGGCTCACGAGACGGTTTCTGATTGCCGGGATGAACAACAAATAAGTAGGATGGCCGAGTCGTTTTGAATAATGGAATCAGGCGCTACTGTAGACGACGAGGTACTCCCCGAAACAGTCACTGTCCGGGCAGAGAATATCGGCGGGATCGACGAAACATCGGTGACGCTCGATCGAGGGATTACGGCGCTTACGGGCCGGAACGCGACGAACCGAACCTCACTTCTGCAGGCGATCATGGCGGCGCTCGGCAGCGACCAGATCTCGCTCAAGGCGGACGCCGATACCGGGCATGCCAGTATCGAGATTGGCGACGATGTCTACGAGCGGTCGCTCGAACGGAGCGGTACCGCGATCGTGACCGACGGCGACCCGTATCTGGAGGACAGCGAGATCGCGGATCTGTTTGCCTTCCTGCTGGAGTCGAACGAAGCTCGCCGTGCCGTAGCCCGTGGAGACGATCTCCGCGAACTCATCATGCGTCCCGTCGATACGGCTGTAATCCGGTCAAAGATCGACGAGCGCACCGAAGAGAAGCGACGGATCGACGACCGACTCTCGGAACTGGACGATATTTCCGCCAAGCTCCCGGGACTCGAAGAGCAACGAACGCGCCTCGACGGCGAAATAGAGGATCTGGAGTCCGAGCTCGCCGCTATCGAGGCGGAGATCGACGATGTCGACGCCGACGTGGAGACGTCGCGCGCCGAAAAACAGGAGCTCGAATCGAAGCTCGACGAGCTCCAGTCGGTTCGGTCGGAACGCGAACGCACGAGGCGGCGGATCGACACCGAACGAGAGAGCATCGACGCGCTGGAATCGGAATACGAGGAACTCGAATCGGAGC contains the following coding sequences:
- the rdfA gene encoding rod-determining factor RdfA: MNSSDERFEDVPCNCKVGRVLEEYDLAALNDELVAYWTGRGEERYSLRELATYVNRSTLRAAMDEAGVAYKDGEVENTYRLLTDDDVSSGMRTETRRELEHDSVPVEQVESDFVSHQTVHNHLTDCLDASMVTPDDEERVESARDKIRALQNRTVAVTDDTIDRLDRSDVIDLGEYDVLVDVSIICSDCGRQYTAGDLLERGGCECQTDSAPERSE